One genomic region from Proteus vulgaris encodes:
- a CDS encoding NupC/NupG family nucleoside CNT transporter codes for MKYLIFIISLLLIFIVASSISFNANKIKRKFIPIFILLLIEATVAFILLHTSIGITILNTTNIGIEYLVHHANKGIDFVFGDISTKTPIVFVIVALMPLVFICSIIGILKYFGILRLIILTIGYLINKVAKVGKLESFSAVSAVVVGMMAVYVSIKEYIPNLTKPQMYTIAACSLSTVDIAILGAYTQMLSPQFVFIGVCLNFFSTFVIVSIINPNDPIEISNNFSGPKNEHHSFFEVLTEHMLDGFKLILAIVPMLLGFIALISMLNDIFLHLIGISFQGLLGYIFSPIAFVLGVPWQDSIEFGKIIATKILTNEFVAMIDYIKLEDLSPRTEAIISVFLISFANFGSVGMIIACVASISKEHGKMIAANSFRLIVGSTLVSCLSATMVGIFIN; via the coding sequence ATGAAATATTTAATTTTCATTATTAGCCTTCTCTTAATTTTTATAGTGGCATCTTCAATTAGTTTTAATGCTAATAAAATAAAAAGAAAATTTATTCCTATTTTTATTCTTTTATTAATAGAGGCCACCGTTGCTTTTATACTTCTACACACGTCTATTGGGATCACAATTCTTAATACGACGAATATAGGTATAGAATATTTAGTACATCATGCAAATAAAGGAATTGATTTTGTATTTGGAGATATAAGCACAAAAACACCTATTGTGTTCGTTATTGTTGCTCTAATGCCTTTAGTGTTTATTTGCTCAATTATTGGGATATTAAAATATTTTGGTATTCTCCGGCTGATTATTCTAACTATCGGATACCTTATTAATAAAGTTGCAAAAGTTGGTAAACTTGAATCTTTTTCAGCGGTTAGTGCTGTCGTTGTGGGTATGATGGCAGTGTATGTATCAATTAAAGAATACATACCCAATTTAACAAAACCACAAATGTACACAATAGCTGCATGCTCATTATCTACTGTCGATATCGCAATATTGGGTGCTTACACTCAAATGTTATCACCTCAATTTGTCTTTATCGGTGTTTGCCTAAACTTTTTTAGTACTTTCGTTATTGTTTCCATTATAAACCCTAACGATCCTATTGAAATATCTAACAATTTTTCTGGCCCTAAAAATGAACATCATAGTTTTTTTGAAGTACTAACAGAGCATATGCTCGATGGTTTTAAATTAATTCTAGCGATAGTTCCAATGCTTCTTGGCTTTATTGCTCTAATTAGCATGTTGAATGATATTTTTTTACACCTCATAGGAATAAGTTTCCAAGGTCTTCTTGGTTATATTTTCTCTCCTATTGCATTTGTGCTTGGCGTCCCTTGGCAGGACAGTATTGAATTCGGGAAAATTATTGCCACAAAAATTTTAACGAATGAATTTGTTGCAATGATTGATTATATAAAATTAGAGGATCTGAGCCCAAGAACGGAAGCCATTATCTCTGTATTCCTAATTTCGTTCGCAAATTTTGGTTCAGTCGGAATGATTATTGCTTGTGTCGCCAGTATCAGTAAAGAACATGGAAAAATGATAGCGGCGAATAGTTTTAGACTGATCGTGGGTTCAACGTTGGTGAGTTGCTTATCTGCAACGATGGTCGGTATTTTTATTAACTGA
- a CDS encoding DUF1869 domain-containing protein, giving the protein MKDENKGYLLELINTHGKEKSQKVFLNPKILYIPEVATKEVLLLINELKNKVNIDSQELTLVLTNKNNGVSVDKDSFLADLLDADISSLIVKDLINIVRGYDMDEETNVCGW; this is encoded by the coding sequence ATGAAAGATGAAAATAAAGGCTACTTATTAGAACTGATTAATACTCATGGCAAAGAGAAATCTCAAAAAGTATTTCTAAATCCCAAAATTTTATATATTCCAGAAGTCGCGACTAAAGAAGTTTTACTTTTGATTAATGAGCTGAAAAATAAGGTAAATATTGACTCACAAGAACTCACCTTAGTATTAACAAACAAAAACAACGGCGTTTCTGTTGATAAAGATAGCTTTTTAGCTGATTTGTTAGACGCTGATATATCCAGTTTAATAGTCAAAGATCTTATCAATATTGTACGTGGCTATGATATGGATGAAGAAACCAATGTTTGTGGCTGGTAA
- a CDS encoding LysR family transcriptional regulator has translation MNYSIETLRTFIEAASLKSFSAAARKLNKSQSTVSSTISGFEDDMGFELFERKGRESTLTFAGQKVLSLVEDILAADERLQALRIELSPEMEPRLSCVFSDMYQPPHSEQLLKVLDKEFPHIEFEFLVAENDDVINMLQNNQAHIGMMESRIEYPADIAFARLPVSGKLGLYAHKNHPLAKENKINYQHLTMYRQLRLSSRAQFIINSEKNWLAPNYLLLLEMAEQEMGWAILPTWLVEQFGHKLLVSLNYDQFPKKIDIDLVWSRNNPPGKAGYWMIDKLLKNSIPHSI, from the coding sequence ATGAACTATTCCATAGAAACCTTGCGTACATTCATTGAAGCAGCTTCGTTAAAATCATTTTCTGCGGCTGCGCGAAAATTAAATAAAAGTCAATCTACCGTCAGTAGTACGATCAGTGGATTTGAAGATGATATGGGCTTTGAGCTATTTGAACGTAAAGGAAGAGAATCAACGCTGACTTTTGCAGGGCAAAAGGTATTAAGTTTAGTTGAAGACATATTAGCGGCGGATGAACGCTTACAAGCATTAAGAATAGAACTATCTCCAGAAATGGAACCTCGTCTAAGCTGTGTTTTTTCTGATATGTATCAACCCCCTCATTCTGAGCAGCTTTTAAAGGTTCTAGATAAAGAATTTCCTCATATTGAGTTTGAATTTCTTGTTGCTGAAAACGATGATGTCATCAATATGCTACAAAATAATCAGGCACATATTGGTATGATGGAGTCACGAATAGAATATCCCGCTGATATTGCTTTTGCTCGTTTACCTGTAAGTGGTAAGTTAGGATTATATGCACATAAAAATCATCCTCTTGCGAAAGAAAATAAAATTAATTATCAGCATTTAACGATGTATCGCCAATTAAGGCTAAGTAGTCGAGCTCAATTTATTATTAATAGCGAAAAGAATTGGCTTGCCCCTAACTATTTGTTACTGCTTGAAATGGCAGAGCAAGAAATGGGATGGGCAATATTACCCACTTGGCTAGTCGAGCAATTTGGGCATAAATTATTGGTTAGCCTAAATTACGATCAGTTTCCGAAAAAAATAGATATTGATTTAGTGTGGTCAAGAAATAATCCACCCGGAAAAGCGGGATATTGGATGATTGATAAACTTTTGAAAAATAGCATTCCACATTCTATTTAG
- a CDS encoding multidrug/biocide efflux PACE transporter, which yields MSQYQKTFTERVFHAVSFEVIAIAITAPLSAWILGRSIFQMGTVAIVLSTLAMLLNLFYNMIFDRYWPLIKGPRPTKIRVMHAIGFELSFVIIGLPILAFLLNMSLWSAFLLEVGFFAFFLFYTYAFNLSYDKLRENWFDRKQKQVIARQ from the coding sequence ATGAGCCAATATCAAAAAACATTTACTGAGCGCGTTTTTCACGCTGTTTCATTTGAAGTGATAGCCATCGCAATAACAGCGCCACTTAGTGCATGGATTTTGGGTCGCTCAATTTTTCAAATGGGAACGGTTGCTATTGTTTTATCAACATTAGCTATGTTATTGAATTTATTTTATAACATGATTTTTGACCGCTATTGGCCTTTAATCAAAGGGCCAAGACCAACAAAAATACGAGTCATGCATGCTATTGGTTTTGAATTAAGTTTTGTGATTATTGGTTTACCAATATTGGCATTTTTATTAAATATGTCGTTGTGGAGTGCATTCTTATTAGAAGTCGGCTTCTTTGCCTTTTTCCTTTTCTATACTTATGCATTTAATCTTAGTTACGACAAATTACGTGAAAATTGGTTTGATCGTAAACAAAAACAAGTAATTGCACGTCAATAA
- a CDS encoding ribokinase has product MKKKSSIAFIRKKLVKDNSIYVKELSALLHVSERTVRRYIDELQLLGIATKFHGGVRLQKIELEPIINRTIDETRVLQIDCEEQGRDKKIADKCSLYILGSFNLDVVTEVERFPFVGETIKAISTNFFPGGKGANQAVAAAELNDHVHFFVKVGDDSFGATAEKYFGTTKINSYTLIKDANAKTGNALVMVENTTGNNSIIIDLGANATITKAEILSDINNLQSAKIFLTQLENNIDATKFAIEIAKKSGCYVILNPAPYSDQIVSHLSSIDLLIPNGTEAELISNIKIDSVISAQEAIKAIHNLGVKEIVMTLGDSGALYFNGTTMKYYKAMSASVVDTSGAGDAFTGALAAKLIEGKNMDEAIKFSIAYASLAVEKKGASSMPSKTSVDVRLKKERM; this is encoded by the coding sequence ATGAAAAAAAAGAGTAGTATTGCATTTATCAGAAAAAAATTAGTGAAAGATAATTCTATCTATGTAAAAGAGCTCAGTGCTCTACTTCATGTATCGGAAAGAACCGTAAGAAGATACATAGATGAATTACAGTTATTAGGTATAGCAACTAAATTTCATGGCGGAGTGAGATTACAAAAAATTGAATTAGAACCAATAATAAATAGAACCATTGATGAAACCAGAGTGCTTCAAATTGATTGCGAAGAACAAGGTAGAGATAAAAAAATTGCAGATAAATGCTCATTATATATTTTAGGATCTTTCAATTTAGATGTTGTCACAGAAGTTGAAAGATTTCCTTTTGTTGGAGAGACAATCAAAGCAATCTCTACAAACTTTTTCCCTGGTGGAAAAGGTGCTAATCAAGCGGTTGCGGCAGCTGAATTAAATGATCATGTGCATTTTTTTGTTAAAGTAGGCGACGATTCATTTGGCGCTACCGCAGAGAAATATTTTGGTACTACAAAGATAAATTCATATACCTTAATTAAGGATGCCAATGCAAAGACAGGAAATGCATTAGTTATGGTTGAGAACACCACTGGTAACAATAGTATTATTATTGATCTAGGGGCTAATGCAACAATCACTAAAGCTGAAATTCTTTCAGATATTAATAATCTACAATCTGCAAAGATTTTTCTTACTCAATTAGAAAATAATATAGATGCGACCAAGTTTGCGATTGAAATAGCAAAAAAATCGGGATGTTATGTCATTCTTAACCCAGCGCCCTATTCAGATCAAATTGTCTCACATTTGTCATCTATTGATTTATTAATACCAAATGGAACAGAAGCAGAATTAATATCAAACATTAAAATTGATAGCGTTATTTCAGCACAGGAAGCCATAAAAGCAATACACAATTTAGGTGTTAAAGAAATAGTAATGACACTTGGTGACAGTGGTGCACTTTATTTCAATGGCACCACAATGAAATATTACAAAGCAATGAGTGCTTCTGTTGTTGATACAAGCGGCGCTGGTGATGCATTCACAGGTGCTTTAGCTGCAAAATTAATAGAAGGTAAAAATATGGATGAAGCAATTAAGTTTTCTATTGCTTATGCATCATTGGCCGTTGAAAAAAAAGGGGCATCATCAATGCCATCTAAAACAAGTGTTGATGTCAGATTAAAAAAAGAGCGTATGTAA
- the cbpA gene encoding curved DNA-binding protein — translation MELKDYYAIMGVKPTDDTKTIKTAYRRLAKKYHPDVSKEPNAEERFKEIAQAWEILGDEQRRAEYDELWAHRNDPKFRQFTQQHSNKDQESFSQEDFDDFYASFFGQHSPFEGRRSQQAPKQRGHDLEIELAVFLEESQEEHKRTISYHLPVYNVFGILEKEIPKTLNVKIPAGVIDGQRIRLKGQGTVGENGGENGDLWLTIRIAPHPLFDIKGHDLEIVVPVAPWEAALGAKIPIPTIKEKILLTIPAGSQAGQKLRIKGKGLVSKKVSGDLYAILKIVMPPKSDEKTRELWQQIADSQTDYNPRKDWENK, via the coding sequence ATGGAATTAAAGGATTACTACGCCATAATGGGTGTCAAACCCACTGATGATACTAAAACGATTAAAACAGCTTATCGCCGTTTAGCGAAAAAATATCATCCAGATGTAAGTAAAGAGCCAAATGCAGAAGAGCGTTTTAAAGAAATTGCTCAAGCATGGGAAATATTAGGCGATGAACAACGTAGAGCTGAATATGATGAACTTTGGGCTCATCGTAACGATCCTAAATTTAGGCAATTTACACAACAACATTCAAATAAGGATCAAGAAAGCTTTAGCCAAGAAGATTTTGATGATTTTTACGCTTCATTTTTTGGTCAACACTCTCCATTTGAAGGTCGTCGATCTCAACAAGCACCTAAACAACGTGGACATGATTTAGAGATAGAATTGGCCGTTTTTCTAGAAGAATCACAGGAAGAACATAAGCGTACGATTAGTTATCACTTACCTGTTTATAATGTTTTTGGAATTTTGGAAAAAGAGATCCCTAAAACTTTGAATGTTAAAATTCCAGCCGGTGTTATTGATGGGCAACGCATTCGTTTAAAAGGTCAGGGTACAGTAGGTGAGAATGGAGGTGAAAATGGTGATTTATGGTTAACAATTCGTATTGCGCCTCATCCTCTATTTGATATTAAAGGCCACGATTTAGAAATAGTTGTTCCTGTAGCTCCTTGGGAAGCTGCATTAGGTGCAAAAATTCCTATTCCTACAATAAAAGAAAAAATCTTGTTAACTATTCCTGCGGGAAGTCAGGCAGGACAAAAGCTACGTATTAAAGGAAAAGGGTTAGTTAGTAAAAAGGTTAGCGGTGATTTATATGCAATTTTAAAAATTGTTATGCCACCTAAATCCGATGAAAAGACACGCGAATTATGGCAACAAATTGCAGATAGTCAGACCGATTATAATCCACGTAAAGACTGGGAGAATAAATAA
- the cbpM gene encoding chaperone modulator CbpM — MGQLTTTVFTVTEFCHHTGISDDELKEFVALGVIEPLEIETQEWFFDDNAIVVTHRALKLHKELALDWHGIAIALTLLDENEQLKQENKQLRQQLMRFINE; from the coding sequence ATGGGTCAATTAACAACAACCGTATTTACTGTTACTGAATTTTGTCATCACACTGGAATATCAGATGATGAGCTTAAAGAATTTGTAGCTCTTGGTGTGATTGAACCGTTAGAAATTGAAACTCAGGAGTGGTTTTTCGATGATAATGCTATCGTGGTGACACATCGTGCATTAAAACTTCATAAAGAGCTCGCATTAGATTGGCACGGTATCGCTATCGCACTGACTTTATTAGATGAAAATGAACAGTTAAAACAAGAAAATAAGCAATTACGTCAGCAGTTAATGCGATTTATAAATGAATAA
- a CDS encoding DUF4303 domain-containing protein, with translation MMILNDEIIKNIKNDIVSFAITETEKFLTEKSGEVFYAFAFDLNAAYGEVNLCFNSEEYFQKTLKYYQNQSDSCIYHSYEEIKNLKYNTGDWEYQCFSTIYPIDETCLEQLYHTSYEDGSYSHVLTKIIHIFSECLTLFKQTDTYKKIPKTEDFIAFTIDHDEDVEDALMRIGKY, from the coding sequence ATGATGATATTAAATGATGAAATAATTAAAAATATAAAAAATGATATTGTCTCTTTTGCAATAACAGAAACAGAGAAATTTTTAACAGAAAAAAGTGGCGAAGTCTTTTACGCCTTTGCGTTCGATTTAAATGCCGCATATGGAGAAGTAAATCTTTGCTTTAACTCTGAAGAATATTTTCAAAAAACATTAAAATACTATCAAAATCAATCTGATAGTTGTATTTATCATTCATATGAAGAGATAAAAAACTTAAAATACAATACAGGTGATTGGGAATACCAATGCTTTAGTACTATTTATCCTATCGATGAAACATGCTTAGAACAACTTTATCATACGTCTTATGAAGACGGCTCTTACTCTCACGTTTTAACAAAAATTATTCACATATTTTCAGAATGCCTAACCCTGTTTAAGCAAACAGATACTTACAAAAAAATTCCAAAAACTGAGGATTTTATTGCTTTTACAATTGATCATGATGAAGATGTTGAAGATGCTTTAATGCGTATTGGAAAATATTAA
- a CDS encoding DUF1971 domain-containing protein: protein MERIIIPTHYIHVRSTPLWTKDTAPKSIWERHLDKGTRQGVYPKLSVMQGVIIYYAYADEFSPEPTETLVIHAGEFGVFPPETWHKIEAQTEDTVFNVDFYVDPKILAEG, encoded by the coding sequence ATGGAACGAATTATAATTCCCACTCACTATATTCATGTGCGATCAACGCCACTTTGGACTAAAGATACTGCGCCTAAATCTATTTGGGAAAGACATTTAGATAAAGGAACTCGTCAAGGGGTTTATCCAAAGCTATCTGTTATGCAAGGAGTGATTATTTATTACGCATATGCAGATGAATTTAGCCCAGAGCCTACGGAAACGTTAGTGATCCATGCCGGTGAATTTGGTGTATTCCCACCAGAGACATGGCACAAAATAGAAGCCCAAACTGAAGATACTGTTTTTAATGTCGATTTTTATGTCGATCCTAAAATACTTGCCGAAGGTTAA
- a CDS encoding nucleoside hydrolase, translated as MTKIIIDCDPGVDDAIAILLALASPEIKVMGITTVAGNVELDKVHENARNILSFVSRPDIPLARGCERPLIARRGSKTQVHGNNGLAGVTLPRSNYTYPDIHAVDFIIDTVMSNPKEVTLCPTAPLTNIAMAMLKEPRLKDNVKDIVLMGGAAFCNGNITPAAEFNFYVDPHAAHIVFDTAEHITMLGLDVTHKADIRAGLCQSLDQGNVIARTAAKMSRGYAAFDPFLHDPCVIGYLIRPDIFTGINGHIDIEYESRKLVGLSFATIHDDSMPPKNNSNSTECRMNTMIITDVQSEKLMSLISERILSL; from the coding sequence ATGACTAAAATTATTATAGATTGTGATCCGGGTGTAGATGACGCTATTGCAATTTTACTCGCATTGGCATCACCTGAAATTAAAGTTATGGGAATTACAACCGTCGCAGGAAATGTTGAACTTGATAAAGTTCATGAGAATGCCCGCAACATTCTTTCGTTTGTGTCTCGCCCCGACATCCCTTTAGCCAGAGGGTGTGAACGGCCTTTGATAGCGCGTCGAGGGAGTAAAACTCAAGTGCACGGTAATAACGGTCTTGCGGGTGTAACGTTACCGAGATCCAATTACACTTATCCCGACATACATGCAGTGGATTTCATTATTGATACTGTGATGTCTAATCCTAAAGAAGTCACCCTTTGCCCGACAGCACCACTGACCAATATTGCCATGGCAATGCTAAAAGAACCAAGGCTTAAGGATAATGTGAAAGATATTGTTCTAATGGGAGGGGCTGCATTTTGTAATGGGAATATAACACCAGCAGCCGAATTCAATTTTTATGTCGATCCACACGCGGCACATATCGTCTTTGATACTGCAGAACACATTACTATGCTGGGGCTAGATGTCACCCATAAGGCTGATATCAGAGCAGGTTTATGCCAATCGTTAGACCAAGGTAACGTTATTGCTAGAACAGCCGCAAAAATGTCTCGTGGATATGCCGCATTTGATCCTTTTTTACATGATCCTTGTGTAATCGGTTATTTAATCCGCCCAGATATTTTCACTGGTATAAATGGCCATATTGATATTGAATACGAATCACGCAAACTCGTTGGTTTAAGTTTTGCAACAATCCATGATGATTCAATGCCCCCTAAAAACAATAGTAATTCAACCGAATGTCGTATGAACACAATGATAATTACCGATGTTCAATCTGAGAAATTAATGTCTCTGATATCTGAACGAATTTTATCTTTGTAA
- a CDS encoding LysR family transcriptional regulator, whose amino-acid sequence MAINIKRTSWSGGWATLRDLEIIQTVIDQGSVTNAADQLGISQPAVSQTLNQIEKRCGKKLFTRENNKLIPNSDALLLYEEIANIAESFSRLSHFHHQEKKRSLRILVPPTLAYGFINQATTLFIKKYQVNVHLEISRSEQLLSLIAKEQADIVITDNMTINSNYNLTQIPMRETQIICAIPKAHALSTKSTITPDDLHEQSFIALVKSNIGRTVIDRALNKSKSKPNIIAEVSDQDTAMTFVKNGLGVSLINSFPTIETEDIVYREFTPTIMSNICFFTSKKTEHETQLYIEFIKEHQPDASLFSTPIK is encoded by the coding sequence ATGGCAATTAATATAAAAAGAACTTCTTGGTCAGGGGGATGGGCGACTTTACGCGACCTTGAAATCATACAAACCGTGATCGATCAGGGAAGTGTCACCAATGCCGCAGATCAGTTGGGTATTTCTCAACCAGCGGTAAGCCAGACATTAAACCAGATCGAGAAACGTTGTGGTAAAAAGTTATTCACTCGTGAAAATAATAAATTAATACCAAACTCTGATGCCTTATTGCTTTATGAAGAAATCGCCAATATCGCTGAATCCTTCAGCCGATTAAGCCATTTTCACCATCAAGAAAAAAAACGGAGTCTACGAATTCTAGTTCCACCAACATTAGCTTATGGTTTTATCAATCAGGCCACCACTCTATTTATCAAAAAATATCAAGTTAATGTCCATTTAGAAATATCTAGAAGTGAACAGCTACTTTCTTTAATTGCAAAAGAACAAGCTGATATTGTTATTACTGACAATATGACCATTAATAGCAATTATAATTTGACACAAATTCCAATGAGAGAAACTCAAATTATTTGTGCAATCCCTAAAGCACATGCATTATCTACAAAAAGCACCATCACACCTGATGACTTACATGAACAGTCTTTTATTGCTTTAGTTAAAAGTAATATTGGTCGTACAGTTATTGATCGAGCGCTCAATAAATCAAAATCGAAGCCTAATATTATTGCTGAAGTTTCTGATCAAGATACAGCGATGACATTTGTAAAAAATGGCTTAGGAGTCAGTTTAATTAATTCATTTCCTACTATTGAAACAGAAGATATTGTTTATAGAGAATTTACACCGACGATTATGAGTAATATTTGTTTTTTCACCTCGAAAAAAACAGAGCATGAAACGCAACTTTATATCGAGTTTATTAAAGAGCATCAACCAGATGCTTCTCTATTTTCGACCCCAATTAAATAG
- a CDS encoding amidohydrolase encodes MKPIQINKLIEWRRTFHQFPEIGWTEFVTTGTIINILREMNIEVKTGPYIICRESILGRDEKLVNEAIKIAEEKGISAELLAEMDGLTGCMAIIDTEIPGPTFTFRFDIDCVYVQESNDDTHLPNKQGFASRRSGLMHACGHDGHTAIGLGLAHWLKQNIHALRGKYKLIFQPAEEGVRGARAISDSGVLDDTDYFMGMHIGCNLKKGEIALDPFDFLCTTKLDIFLKGKSSNAIDEPEKGNNALAGACFLANEILATPRHGKGMTRVNIGTLIVGENRSLIPSSAKMQLEVRGQDAEITQYLFNSIKKYVDGIATSYQLETKIDITGEATNFRNDREMIDIMQGVVDAHPDLLNVVLPLGGSEDVSLMVRRVQEKKGKALFFLVGADQLDGHHKEKFDIDEEALSIGLTLFTEGILSILEMHK; translated from the coding sequence ATGAAGCCAATCCAAATCAATAAATTAATAGAATGGCGTAGAACGTTTCACCAGTTTCCAGAAATTGGCTGGACAGAATTTGTGACAACAGGAACGATAATAAACATATTGCGAGAGATGAATATTGAAGTAAAAACAGGTCCTTATATTATTTGTCGAGAAAGTATTTTAGGTCGAGATGAAAAATTAGTTAATGAGGCTATCAAAATAGCTGAAGAAAAAGGGATCAGTGCTGAGTTATTGGCTGAAATGGACGGTTTAACAGGATGTATGGCTATTATTGATACAGAAATTCCTGGTCCTACATTTACCTTTCGTTTTGATATTGATTGCGTTTATGTCCAAGAGTCAAATGATGATACTCATCTGCCTAATAAACAGGGATTTGCTTCACGCCGTTCTGGATTAATGCATGCTTGTGGTCATGATGGGCACACTGCAATAGGGCTTGGTCTTGCTCACTGGTTAAAACAAAACATTCACGCTTTACGTGGGAAATATAAATTAATATTCCAACCCGCAGAAGAAGGAGTGAGAGGTGCAAGAGCAATAAGCGATAGTGGAGTATTAGATGATACTGATTATTTTATGGGGATGCATATTGGATGTAATTTAAAAAAAGGTGAAATTGCACTCGATCCTTTTGATTTTCTTTGTACCACTAAATTAGATATTTTTTTAAAAGGAAAATCCTCTAATGCTATTGATGAACCAGAAAAGGGAAATAACGCATTAGCTGGAGCATGCTTTTTAGCTAATGAGATATTAGCAACACCAAGGCATGGTAAAGGTATGACACGAGTAAACATTGGAACCTTAATTGTAGGCGAAAATCGTAGCCTTATTCCTAGCTCTGCAAAAATGCAATTAGAAGTTCGTGGGCAGGATGCTGAAATAACACAATACTTATTTAATAGTATAAAAAAATATGTCGATGGTATTGCAACTTCTTACCAACTAGAAACAAAAATAGATATTACGGGTGAAGCGACAAATTTTAGAAATGATCGAGAAATGATAGATATCATGCAAGGTGTTGTTGATGCACATCCAGATTTATTAAATGTCGTATTACCTTTAGGAGGAAGTGAGGATGTCTCATTAATGGTAAGAAGAGTGCAAGAGAAAAAAGGGAAAGCACTATTCTTCTTAGTAGGCGCAGATCAACTTGATGGGCATCATAAAGAAAAATTCGATATTGATGAAGAGGCGCTTTCCATCGGGTTAACACTTTTTACTGAAGGTATTCTCTCTATTCTTGAGATGCATAAATAA